From a region of the Hymenobacter jejuensis genome:
- the recR gene encoding recombination mediator RecR, translating to MEFPSKLIENAVGELAKLPGIGRKTALRLALHLLKAETETTSSLAEALAKMRFEITYCDTCHNISDTEECSICANKLRDHGTVCVVSDIRDVIAIENTGQYQGVYHVLGGVISPIEGVGPSDLHIDTLMQRIPESEIKEIILAISPTMEGDTTAFYLSRKLKEFPEVHISSIARGIPVGGELEYTDEVTLGRSIVERQRQVR from the coding sequence ATGGAATTTCCTTCCAAACTGATAGAGAACGCCGTAGGGGAGCTGGCTAAGCTGCCGGGCATTGGGCGCAAAACCGCGCTGCGGTTGGCGTTGCACCTGCTCAAAGCCGAAACCGAAACCACGAGTTCGCTGGCCGAAGCACTGGCCAAAATGCGCTTTGAAATCACGTATTGCGACACCTGCCACAACATCTCCGACACGGAGGAATGCAGCATTTGCGCCAACAAGCTCCGCGATCATGGCACGGTGTGCGTGGTTTCGGACATCCGCGACGTGATTGCCATTGAGAACACGGGCCAGTACCAGGGTGTGTACCACGTGCTGGGCGGCGTGATTTCGCCCATCGAGGGCGTCGGCCCCTCCGATTTGCACATCGATACGCTGATGCAGCGCATTCCGGAGTCCGAAATCAAGGAAATCATCCTGGCCATCAGCCCTACGATGGAAGGCGACACGACGGCGTTTTATTTGTCGCGCAAGCTCAAGGAGTTTCCGGAGGTGCACATCAGCAGCATTGCCCGCGGCATTCCGGTGGGCGGCGAGCTGGAGTATACCGACGAGGTTACGTTGGGCCGCAGCATTGTGGAGCGCCAGCGGCAAGTGCGCTAA
- a CDS encoding ATP-dependent Clp protease adaptor ClpS, whose translation MNTKPQIDYDEDVLLLEETIDVRDLIVYNDDVNTFEHVIQTLIDVCGHEAEQAEQCTLLIHYKGQCTVKHGAYDELADMCTAIHDRGISADVM comes from the coding sequence ATGAATACCAAACCGCAAATCGATTACGACGAGGACGTACTGCTACTGGAGGAAACCATCGATGTGCGCGACCTGATCGTGTACAACGACGACGTCAACACCTTTGAGCACGTCATCCAGACCCTCATCGACGTGTGCGGCCACGAAGCCGAACAGGCCGAGCAGTGCACGCTGCTTATTCACTACAAAGGGCAATGCACGGTAAAGCACGGCGCTTACGACGAGCTGGCCGACATGTGCACTGCCATCCACGACCGCGGCATTTCGGCCGACGTAATGTAG
- a CDS encoding YceI family protein — translation MKKIALSALVVATLFTSSTYAENPAATKTAPRTTKAAGTVYKLQPQLSTLGWDAKAVTHGHNGTLQFSDGQLVVKGNQLIGGTATVDMKTLKATDITDAENNGKFMGHMNSDDFFSIAKYPTATFKITSVTPIKGAAANANNATITGDLTIKGKTNPVTFPAKVGVKNGVAAASGTATIDRTKYDIKYGSKSFFEGIGDKAIYDEFTLNFNVIAKQ, via the coding sequence ATGAAAAAAATTGCTCTGTCGGCCCTGGTAGTGGCCACCCTGTTCACTTCTTCGACTTACGCCGAAAATCCTGCTGCCACCAAGACTGCGCCCCGCACGACCAAAGCTGCCGGTACTGTTTATAAGCTGCAACCCCAACTCAGCACCTTGGGCTGGGACGCCAAAGCCGTAACCCACGGCCACAACGGCACCCTGCAATTCTCTGATGGTCAATTGGTTGTAAAAGGCAATCAACTGATCGGCGGTACGGCTACCGTGGACATGAAAACGCTGAAAGCTACCGACATCACCGACGCCGAAAACAACGGCAAGTTCATGGGCCACATGAATTCGGATGATTTCTTCAGCATCGCGAAGTACCCAACGGCTACTTTCAAAATCACGAGCGTAACGCCGATTAAAGGTGCTGCTGCCAACGCCAACAACGCCACCATCACCGGCGACCTGACCATCAAGGGCAAAACCAATCCTGTGACGTTCCCGGCGAAAGTAGGCGTGAAAAACGGCGTAGCGGCTGCTAGCGGCACGGCTACCATCGACCGCACCAAATACGACATCAAATACGGCTCGAAGTCGTTCTTCGAAGGCATTGGCGACAAAGCCATCTACGACGAATTCACGTTGAACTTCAACGTAATCGCCAAGCAATAA
- a CDS encoding MarR family winged helix-turn-helix transcriptional regulator yields MKIEDEIKQRTFKNEYQKAYINTVYTAGWLEQRQAAAFRDFGITLPQYNVLRILRGQHPKPSTVNLLIERMLDKTSNASRIVDKLEAKQLVTRTVCPSNRRAVDIRITEQGLNLLLSMDEVANQHTGLSNLSEGEAAQLNALLDKIRD; encoded by the coding sequence ATGAAAATTGAAGACGAGATCAAGCAGCGCACTTTCAAAAACGAATACCAGAAAGCCTACATCAACACGGTGTACACAGCTGGTTGGCTAGAGCAGCGGCAAGCAGCTGCCTTCCGCGATTTTGGCATTACGTTGCCTCAATACAATGTACTACGCATTCTACGGGGCCAGCACCCCAAGCCTTCTACCGTTAATCTCTTGATTGAGAGGATGTTGGATAAGACCAGCAACGCCTCTCGCATCGTGGATAAGCTGGAAGCGAAACAGCTGGTAACCCGCACCGTGTGCCCCTCCAACCGGCGGGCCGTGGACATTCGCATCACCGAACAAGGCCTCAACCTGCTGCTCAGCATGGACGAGGTCGCCAATCAGCATACAGGCCTAAGCAACCTCAGCGAGGGCGAAGCCGCCCAACTCAACGCTTTACTAGATAAAATCCGCGACTGA
- a CDS encoding DUF6799 domain-containing protein, with protein sequence MSLLLPLAAAAQSKTAPKAAGAVSANSTDQFLMKDGAVVLRQGTKITPLTKNVQLANGTKVNYKSGIVELPVGKMTTLREGDYVTMQGDIVFATPASAAAARGDNSVPATAQYQQYIDRDTPSSAAEMESRLTSLNSKITLMAQKIQLLNDKISLLSSGQRPANTTQIDQKLKALDQQLSQVK encoded by the coding sequence TTGTCTCTCTTGCTACCGCTGGCTGCTGCGGCTCAATCCAAAACCGCGCCCAAAGCTGCCGGCGCGGTATCGGCCAACTCTACCGACCAGTTTTTGATGAAAGACGGCGCGGTAGTGTTGCGGCAGGGCACAAAAATCACGCCTCTTACCAAAAATGTGCAGCTCGCCAACGGCACCAAAGTCAACTACAAAAGCGGTATTGTGGAGCTGCCGGTAGGCAAAATGACCACGCTGCGCGAAGGCGACTACGTGACCATGCAGGGCGATATCGTGTTTGCGACGCCCGCCAGCGCCGCTGCCGCGCGCGGCGACAATTCGGTGCCTGCCACGGCACAATACCAGCAGTACATCGACCGCGACACGCCTAGCAGCGCCGCCGAGATGGAAAGCCGCCTTACGAGCCTAAACAGCAAGATCACGCTGATGGCCCAGAAAATTCAGCTGCTCAACGACAAGATCTCGCTGCTCAGCAGCGGCCAGCGCCCGGCCAATACAACCCAGATTGATCAGAAACTCAAAGCGCTCGACCAGCAACTCAGCCAAGTCAAATAA
- a CDS encoding enolase C-terminal domain-like protein codes for MLTWSLEPYELPLRFTWKISRNASDAKTNLIVSVRDSEGGPVGWGEAAPNVRYGEVPAELALNFNQMIVNGLAKVKSLAELDEFLNANAPAHALRFAIESAYVHREALRTGRSVAQVLGLSAPAAAVPTAFTLPIMEPGAVAAFVREQRMERFKLLKIKVNQESGFDLLRELNRLLPGRPLIIDGNEAWHDADSLLRFLEQAATLPALSVRALEQPLPAACADHYRYLRSRVPYPLFADESVTDAADFGDIAQQFHGVNMKLMKAGGYLNGVRLLRQTQSHGLQTMLGCMVETTLGIWSALQVSSLAQICDLDGMLVVRDEPFGLVTEADGLLRPQTEVPALALLTEPR; via the coding sequence ATGCTCACTTGGTCGCTGGAACCTTACGAACTACCGTTGCGCTTCACCTGGAAGATTTCCCGCAATGCTTCCGATGCCAAAACCAATCTGATTGTATCGGTGCGCGACTCGGAAGGCGGCCCCGTTGGGTGGGGTGAAGCAGCGCCCAACGTCCGCTACGGCGAAGTGCCCGCTGAATTGGCTTTGAATTTTAATCAAATGATTGTCAATGGTTTAGCTAAAGTTAAATCGTTGGCTGAACTCGACGAATTTCTCAACGCAAATGCGCCGGCCCATGCCTTGCGGTTTGCTATTGAGTCGGCGTATGTGCACCGCGAGGCCTTGCGCACCGGCCGATCGGTAGCGCAGGTGCTGGGGTTGTCTGCGCCGGCCGCAGCCGTGCCTACGGCCTTCACGCTCCCGATTATGGAGCCGGGTGCCGTGGCTGCTTTCGTGCGGGAGCAGCGCATGGAGCGGTTTAAGCTTTTGAAAATCAAGGTGAACCAAGAAAGTGGCTTTGACTTACTCCGCGAGCTAAACCGGCTGTTGCCCGGTCGGCCGCTCATCATCGACGGCAACGAGGCCTGGCACGATGCCGACAGCTTGCTGCGATTTTTGGAGCAGGCCGCAACGCTACCCGCTCTTTCGGTGCGGGCTCTTGAGCAGCCGCTGCCGGCCGCCTGCGCCGACCATTACCGCTACTTGCGCTCGCGCGTGCCCTATCCGCTTTTCGCCGACGAATCGGTGACCGACGCTGCCGACTTTGGCGACATCGCGCAGCAATTTCACGGCGTAAACATGAAGCTGATGAAGGCCGGCGGCTACCTAAATGGCGTGCGCCTGTTGCGCCAGACGCAATCTCACGGCCTCCAAACGATGCTTGGCTGCATGGTGGAAACAACGCTGGGCATCTGGTCGGCGCTGCAAGTCAGTAGCTTAGCTCAAATCTGCGACCTTGATGGTATGCTCGTCGTGCGCGACGAACCTTTCGGGCTGGTTACCGAAGCTGACGGCTTGCTCCGGCCCCAAACCGAGGTGCCGGCGCTTGCCTTGCTAACCGAACCACGCTAG
- a CDS encoding dicarboxylate/amino acid:cation symporter has product MKFSRLVPLAGILFLIALALTIFQVYNPDSLSVQVPRIARWLFLLALAAYAAQRRSLTFWIVVSMFVGAEFGHDFPAMALNMKVLSDAFLRLVKTIIAPLVFATLVVGIAGHADLKQVGKMGLKALVYFEIVTTFALFIGLAAINISRAGVGVSQAGADTGAEKLQAVSQTASDIILHIFPENIAKSVAEGQVLQVVIFAIIFAIGLAMVHEKHRRPMLVWAESLSEVMFKFTNVVMFFAPLGVGGALAYTVGKMGFAPLLNAAQLLLTLYAALFAFLLLVLLPIALIARIPVKRFVQAIAEPVSIAFATTSSEAALPRAMEAMESIGVPRRIVAFVMPTGYSFNLDGTTLYLSLAAVFVAQAAGVDLSFGQQLVMVFTLMLTSKGVAGVPRASLVILLATVASFNLPAWPVFIILGIDALMDMARTAVNVIGNCLASAVVARWEGEFIDDYYGEPLTELAETDRSVAQQLH; this is encoded by the coding sequence ATGAAGTTTTCGCGCCTCGTTCCGCTGGCAGGCATCCTTTTCCTGATTGCCTTAGCTCTTACTATTTTTCAGGTTTACAATCCCGACTCGCTCTCGGTTCAGGTGCCCCGCATTGCGCGTTGGCTGTTTTTGTTGGCGCTGGCGGCCTACGCGGCCCAGCGCCGCTCGCTCACGTTCTGGATTGTGGTCAGCATGTTTGTGGGCGCCGAGTTTGGGCACGACTTCCCGGCCATGGCCCTGAACATGAAGGTGCTCAGCGATGCGTTTTTACGCTTGGTAAAAACCATCATTGCCCCTCTGGTTTTCGCCACGCTGGTAGTCGGCATTGCTGGCCACGCCGACCTGAAGCAGGTGGGCAAAATGGGACTGAAAGCGCTGGTGTACTTCGAAATTGTCACCACGTTCGCGCTGTTCATTGGGTTGGCGGCCATTAATATTTCGCGGGCCGGCGTGGGCGTCAGCCAGGCCGGCGCCGATACTGGGGCAGAAAAGCTGCAAGCGGTCAGCCAAACCGCTTCGGATATTATTCTGCACATCTTTCCCGAGAACATTGCTAAGTCGGTAGCCGAAGGGCAAGTGCTTCAGGTAGTGATCTTTGCCATCATTTTCGCTATTGGCCTGGCCATGGTGCACGAGAAGCACCGCCGCCCCATGCTGGTGTGGGCCGAAAGCCTGTCGGAAGTGATGTTCAAATTCACCAACGTGGTGATGTTTTTTGCGCCGCTGGGCGTGGGCGGCGCACTGGCGTACACGGTGGGCAAAATGGGTTTTGCCCCGCTGCTGAATGCTGCCCAACTGCTCCTGACGCTGTATGCGGCGCTCTTTGCGTTTCTGCTGCTGGTGCTGCTGCCCATCGCCCTGATTGCCCGCATCCCGGTCAAACGCTTCGTGCAAGCCATCGCCGAACCCGTGAGCATTGCCTTTGCCACCACCAGCTCCGAAGCCGCGTTGCCGCGGGCTATGGAAGCGATGGAAAGCATCGGTGTGCCACGCCGCATTGTTGCGTTCGTCATGCCAACGGGCTATTCCTTCAACCTCGACGGCACGACGCTGTATCTATCACTGGCTGCGGTATTTGTGGCGCAGGCCGCCGGCGTCGACCTGTCGTTTGGGCAGCAGCTGGTGATGGTCTTCACCCTCATGCTTACCTCCAAAGGCGTAGCCGGTGTGCCGCGCGCGTCGCTCGTGATTCTGCTGGCTACGGTAGCATCGTTTAACCTGCCGGCATGGCCGGTTTTCATCATTTTGGGCATTGATGCCCTCATGGACATGGCCCGCACAGCCGTGAACGTCATTGGCAATTGCCTGGCCTCGGCGGTCGTGGCCCGGTGGGAAGGCGAATTTATCGACGATTACTACGGTGAGCCCCTTACCGAGCTGGCCGAAACCGATCGCAGCGTAGCCCAACAGCTGCATTAA
- a CDS encoding T9SS type A sorting domain-containing protein, giving the protein MKINLFKTLTLTLFVLLSGLSSQAQEGVQGRWGNKPGRKEAAAYVRQNVLPVVRQQRLKLEEQLSAADKSQLATYRTQLQQVRERGKALRQSLRPAAAAANTPRAALTDAQKQQLQQLRTESRAAMLNVAQLAQKYDANISKLAQEVEPQKAKWTADLQAIAGKYAPASDQPNQLARTGKGRHKNGAGRFFRPAVFLLMDPNAPQQSDRAERLGADSNVYPNPAVVTSQLEYSVKKAGPVTIDLLDSRGNTLRTVQQSQQQEKGPQTLSVNVGDLPSGTYYYKITTRAGSETKRFVKQ; this is encoded by the coding sequence ATGAAAATTAACCTCTTCAAAACCCTGACGCTGACTTTGTTTGTGCTGCTAAGCGGCCTGAGCAGCCAAGCGCAGGAAGGAGTTCAGGGCCGTTGGGGCAACAAGCCAGGGCGCAAAGAAGCCGCCGCCTACGTCCGCCAGAATGTTCTGCCCGTTGTGCGCCAGCAACGCCTGAAGCTGGAAGAACAGCTTTCTGCCGCCGACAAGTCGCAACTGGCAACGTATCGCACGCAGTTGCAGCAGGTGCGCGAGCGCGGTAAAGCCTTGCGCCAAAGCCTGCGGCCAGCCGCTGCGGCAGCCAACACCCCTCGCGCTGCCCTGACCGATGCCCAAAAACAGCAACTGCAACAACTGCGCACCGAAAGCCGCGCGGCGATGCTGAACGTGGCCCAACTGGCGCAGAAATACGACGCCAACATAAGCAAGCTAGCGCAGGAAGTCGAGCCGCAGAAAGCCAAGTGGACAGCTGATCTGCAAGCGATTGCCGGCAAATATGCTCCTGCCAGCGACCAGCCTAACCAACTGGCCCGTACGGGCAAGGGCAGGCACAAAAACGGTGCTGGGCGCTTTTTCCGACCGGCCGTGTTTCTGCTCATGGACCCTAACGCCCCGCAACAAAGCGACCGCGCGGAGCGACTCGGTGCCGATTCTAACGTGTATCCGAACCCTGCCGTCGTCACGAGTCAGCTGGAATACAGCGTAAAAAAAGCCGGCCCGGTAACGATCGATTTGCTGGACAGTCGTGGCAACACGCTGCGCACAGTGCAGCAAAGCCAACAGCAGGAAAAAGGTCCGCAAACCCTATCGGTGAACGTGGGCGACTTGCCTTCGGGCACTTACTACTACAAAATCACGACACGCGCCGGCTCCGAAACCAAGCGCTTTGTCAAACAATAA
- a CDS encoding GAF domain-containing protein, with amino-acid sequence MLKESPVPPVIGTFPFKATLSLEPLIAYWRERESDSNPGVALLARSIGEQVAEADWAHGPISDLETLNCGCDLVETLMLAVFPPASFYSDISGVMGPFQRFSFYHTPRFGEVLLNPNKTVKQPLNVTMRAMEVYLTRLAYLQVLEQIYGVRLPSPGTIIFTVPDYSIGLYRHYGVDYNHKFLKVSLVGEKPELSPEQIDQLSRNLHRSDLWRELLPPEKFEFVGFNIVHLVDVTDQEILSELKYDLLERDVLQASDRLEQIQEKLRVLFKRPFLQLGIAAYDEKKRAFVDFGRKINHSFLTKQIQNQDASSGFRQIYQRLLLDRQPLVLEDVEKADIPEDLRQQILDIGIRSAILALLPYGDDTVGLLELGSPNTGDLNEFCLEMVNQFVPLFAVAVKRNAEEIQTRVQSIIKEKFTAIHPSMEWRFTDAALNLLEKIEEGNKNAEMEDIVFHDVYPLYGVSDIRGSSIARNEAIQSDLIEHLSLANKVLKKASEFQALPILDELKFYVNKNLRRLRQGILSGDEVNILESLKREVEPLFEYLGQNTPELRAVIADYWSNIDPELGILYKRRKAFEESVTLLNDTVSDYLDEEEAKAQEMFPHYFQRFKTDGVEHSIYVGASLVENKPFDLVFLKNLRLWQLLVMVEVTRISSSLKQRLVVPLETTQLILIHSQPLSIRFRQDERQFDVDGTYNIRYEIIKKRVDKATILGTGERLTQPGHIALVYAQQRDAEEYMEYLDYLQDRGLLEPEIEELELEELQGVKGLLALRVKVKL; translated from the coding sequence ATGCTCAAAGAATCACCTGTTCCTCCGGTCATCGGGACCTTTCCGTTCAAGGCGACGCTCAGCCTCGAGCCGCTTATCGCGTACTGGCGCGAGCGTGAGTCGGATAGCAACCCCGGCGTAGCCCTGCTGGCGCGTTCCATCGGCGAGCAAGTGGCCGAAGCCGACTGGGCCCACGGCCCCATTTCCGACCTGGAAACCCTCAACTGCGGCTGCGACTTAGTGGAAACGCTGATGCTAGCGGTGTTTCCGCCGGCCTCTTTTTACTCTGATATCAGCGGGGTGATGGGTCCGTTTCAGCGCTTTAGCTTCTACCATACGCCGCGCTTTGGCGAAGTACTGCTCAACCCCAACAAAACGGTTAAGCAGCCGCTCAACGTAACGATGCGGGCGATGGAAGTGTACCTGACGCGGCTGGCGTATTTGCAGGTGCTGGAACAAATTTACGGCGTGCGGCTTCCGAGTCCGGGTACCATCATCTTCACCGTGCCCGACTACAGCATCGGCCTGTATCGACACTACGGCGTGGACTACAATCATAAGTTCTTGAAAGTGAGCTTAGTAGGAGAAAAGCCTGAACTTTCACCTGAACAGATTGACCAGCTGAGTCGCAACCTGCACCGCTCCGATTTGTGGCGGGAGCTGTTGCCGCCCGAAAAGTTTGAGTTTGTTGGGTTCAACATTGTGCATCTGGTCGATGTCACCGATCAGGAAATCCTGTCGGAGCTGAAATACGACCTGCTGGAGCGCGACGTGTTGCAGGCGTCCGACCGCCTGGAGCAAATTCAGGAGAAGCTGCGTGTACTCTTCAAGCGCCCGTTTTTACAGCTCGGCATTGCGGCTTACGACGAAAAGAAACGCGCCTTCGTGGATTTTGGGCGGAAGATTAACCACAGCTTTCTGACCAAGCAGATTCAGAACCAGGACGCATCCTCGGGCTTCCGCCAGATTTATCAGCGCCTGCTGCTCGACCGGCAGCCGTTGGTGCTCGAAGACGTGGAAAAGGCCGACATTCCGGAAGATCTGCGCCAGCAAATCTTGGATATTGGCATTCGCAGCGCCATTTTGGCCTTACTGCCCTACGGCGACGACACCGTGGGTCTGCTCGAACTCGGCTCGCCCAACACCGGCGATCTGAACGAGTTCTGTCTAGAGATGGTCAACCAGTTTGTGCCGCTGTTTGCCGTGGCCGTCAAGCGCAACGCTGAAGAAATCCAGACGCGCGTGCAATCCATTATCAAAGAGAAGTTTACGGCCATTCACCCCAGCATGGAATGGCGCTTCACCGACGCGGCACTCAATCTGCTGGAGAAGATAGAAGAAGGCAATAAAAACGCGGAGATGGAGGACATTGTCTTCCACGACGTGTACCCACTCTACGGCGTCTCGGACATTCGGGGCAGCAGCATTGCCCGTAACGAAGCCATCCAGAGCGACCTGATTGAGCACCTTTCGCTGGCCAACAAAGTCCTTAAAAAAGCCTCGGAGTTTCAGGCCCTGCCAATCTTAGACGAACTTAAGTTCTACGTTAACAAGAACTTACGCCGGCTCAGACAAGGCATTCTGTCGGGCGACGAGGTGAACATTCTGGAATCGCTGAAGCGCGAGGTAGAGCCGCTGTTTGAGTATTTGGGCCAGAATACGCCGGAACTCCGCGCCGTCATTGCCGATTATTGGAGCAACATCGACCCGGAACTGGGCATTCTGTACAAGCGGCGCAAGGCTTTCGAGGAAAGCGTCACGCTGCTCAACGACACCGTCAGCGACTACCTCGACGAAGAAGAAGCCAAGGCCCAGGAAATGTTTCCGCACTATTTTCAGCGGTTCAAAACCGACGGCGTCGAGCACAGCATTTACGTCGGCGCCTCGTTGGTAGAGAATAAGCCGTTTGACCTGGTTTTCCTGAAAAACTTGAGGCTGTGGCAGTTACTGGTCATGGTCGAGGTTACGCGCATCTCCAGTTCGCTCAAGCAACGCTTGGTAGTGCCGCTCGAAACGACGCAGCTTATCCTGATCCACAGCCAGCCGCTGAGCATCCGTTTCCGGCAAGACGAGCGGCAGTTTGACGTCGACGGCACCTACAACATCCGCTACGAAATCATCAAGAAGCGCGTCGACAAAGCGACCATCCTGGGCACGGGCGAGCGGCTTACCCAGCCGGGGCACATTGCGCTGGTGTACGCACAACAGCGCGACGCCGAAGAGTACATGGAATACCTTGACTATCTGCAAGATAGAGGCTTACTCGAACCCGAAATCGAGGAACTGGAACTGGAAGAGCTACAGGGCGTGAAAGGCCTCTTGGCCCTGCGCGTCAAAGTAAAATTGTAG
- a CDS encoding phosphatase PAP2 family protein, with translation MKQARRLLALLEILTAEVLLVGLVFVSSLLAFFYLARVVFVEHSTALDQFGFAQMDALRQHEPGLTAWVGVITFFASLPFLVMVGLVVPALMWWRGLRREATEVFLAVAGASALNQLLKSSFHRVRPSSALLQQMGLSFPSGHSMIGMAFYGCLAWILWRHRQHPLWAVLLMAWSVLIGLTRVYLHVHYATDVLAGFAAGLFWLILLRMGFHFWWRKEEETLKSVKS, from the coding sequence ATGAAACAAGCCCGGCGGCTTCTGGCGCTGCTCGAAATCCTGACGGCGGAGGTACTGCTGGTGGGGCTCGTGTTTGTCAGCTCCCTGCTCGCGTTCTTTTACTTGGCGCGGGTGGTTTTTGTGGAGCACTCCACGGCGCTCGATCAGTTTGGCTTTGCGCAGATGGATGCGCTGCGCCAGCATGAGCCGGGCCTCACAGCTTGGGTCGGTGTGATTACGTTTTTTGCTTCGCTGCCTTTTCTGGTGATGGTGGGCCTTGTGGTGCCCGCTCTGATGTGGTGGCGGGGCTTGCGGCGTGAAGCCACCGAAGTTTTTTTGGCCGTTGCAGGAGCCTCGGCGCTTAACCAACTGCTCAAAAGCAGTTTCCACCGGGTGCGGCCTAGTTCGGCCCTGTTGCAGCAGATGGGCCTGAGCTTTCCCAGCGGCCATTCCATGATCGGGATGGCTTTTTACGGCTGTTTGGCCTGGATTTTATGGCGCCATCGGCAGCACCCGCTCTGGGCCGTGCTGCTCATGGCGTGGTCGGTGCTTATCGGCCTGACGCGCGTGTATTTGCACGTCCACTACGCCACCGATGTGCTGGCTGGCTTTGCCGCTGGGTTGTTTTGGCTAATTCTACTGCGGATGGGCTTTCACTTCTGGTGGCGCAAAGAAGAGGAAACGCTGAAAAGCGTCAAATCATAA
- a CDS encoding phosphatase PAP2 family protein — translation MTNALRRLLAGFTLFLTEFAITLILGVLGVVAFLALSREVFDQDAATFDANAFGWAQHLLGAKRQQWVEGVTFFASRNFIVVAALALVGYFLLLRRHRWYTLMVPVVALGGISLNLVLKNFYQRPRPLLPLVSATGLSFPSGHAMISATFYGLLIYLVQTHVRHSAWLRWTLTAGLVVLILLIGITRVYLRVHYATDVIAGFTAGAVWLVIAIPMLRRLEDVVKKRFRAVAQPVEKQL, via the coding sequence ATGACCAACGCCCTTCGTCGCCTGCTGGCCGGGTTTACGCTGTTTCTGACCGAATTTGCGATCACGCTGATACTGGGCGTATTAGGCGTGGTGGCTTTTCTGGCGCTGAGTCGTGAGGTGTTCGACCAAGACGCCGCAACCTTTGATGCCAACGCTTTTGGTTGGGCGCAGCACTTGCTGGGCGCTAAGCGGCAGCAGTGGGTAGAAGGCGTCACTTTCTTTGCTTCCCGCAATTTTATCGTAGTGGCAGCACTCGCCCTAGTTGGGTATTTTCTGTTGCTGCGCCGGCATCGGTGGTATACGCTTATGGTGCCTGTGGTGGCTTTGGGAGGTATTTCGCTCAATCTGGTGCTCAAAAACTTCTATCAACGGCCGCGCCCGTTGTTGCCGTTGGTGTCGGCCACGGGCCTGAGCTTCCCCAGCGGTCACGCCATGATCAGCGCTACTTTTTACGGCCTCCTGATTTACCTGGTACAAACGCACGTGCGGCACTCAGCTTGGCTACGCTGGACGCTTACGGCAGGGTTGGTGGTGCTGATTCTGCTGATCGGAATTACGCGGGTATACCTGCGCGTGCACTACGCCACCGACGTGATTGCGGGCTTCACGGCTGGGGCCGTATGGCTCGTTATTGCCATTCCTATGTTGCGGCGCTTGGAGGATGTGGTAAAAAAGCGGTTTCGGGCCGTTGCGCAACCAGTTGAGAAACAGTTATAA
- a CDS encoding class I SAM-dependent methyltransferase → MPLPDAGFDRVATFYDPLARLVFGRALQQAQRAALDGLPPGSPNVLIIGGGSGWVLTEVLRRRPTARVVYLEAAPAMLAKSRRLMQQTLPGLLGQVEFRLGTENALLPTEQFDALITFFLLDLFEPIRTRSLVHRLYEARNPSAPWLLADFYPPRWWWQRLLLSTMYQFFRLTTGISGRQLPPFREEMARLGLHIQKQQFFYGGLVEAAVLNEGPAT, encoded by the coding sequence ATGCCCCTTCCCGATGCCGGCTTCGACCGGGTAGCGACTTTTTACGACCCGCTGGCCCGGCTGGTATTTGGCCGGGCGTTGCAACAGGCGCAGCGCGCAGCGTTGGATGGGCTGCCGCCTGGCTCACCCAACGTGCTGATCATCGGCGGGGGCTCGGGCTGGGTATTGACGGAGGTGCTGCGCCGGCGGCCGACCGCTCGGGTAGTGTACTTGGAGGCGGCTCCTGCCATGTTGGCCAAATCGCGGCGGCTAATGCAGCAAACGCTACCCGGCTTGTTGGGGCAAGTTGAATTTCGCTTGGGCACCGAAAATGCGCTGTTGCCAACCGAGCAGTTCGACGCGCTGATCACGTTTTTCCTGCTGGATTTGTTTGAACCCATTCGGACGCGCTCGCTTGTGCATCGCCTCTACGAAGCTCGCAATCCAAGTGCGCCGTGGCTGCTAGCCGACTTCTATCCGCCGCGCTGGTGGTGGCAGCGGCTGTTGCTAAGCACTATGTATCAGTTCTTTCGCCTTACCACGGGCATCAGTGGCCGGCAACTACCGCCGTTTCGGGAGGAAATGGCCAGGCTGGGGCTGCACATTCAAAAGCAGCAGTTTTTCTACGGCGGCTTAGTAGAGGCCGCGGTCCTGAACGAGGGCCCGGCAACGTAA